One genomic window of Numida meleagris isolate 19003 breed g44 Domestic line chromosome 1, NumMel1.0, whole genome shotgun sequence includes the following:
- the LOC110392447 gene encoding store-operated calcium entry regulator STIMATE-like, translated as MAASRPTHGCGSGALLDPFGVLLQALLALCTFSVLMIKRCKEPKEERRPWRIWLYDTSKQAIGAIVIHFANIFLSDLTGKDPCSLYLINFILDATLGMLLIWLGVKVVSWVVQRQKYTYLVFGEYGDPPQAAAWVCQCILYVLIMLVEKTLIIFVLLIPSWKKLQQILLSYIPDPQVELVLVMFAVPLIVNTIMLWVVDSLIMRKYKQKDTLDINGSTETPHARSEESQVLLSPDMDFDQSESDQDISGLQGTNQKMKQPSYHVVI; from the exons ATGGCCGCGTCCCGTCCGACTCACGGCTGCGGCAGCGGAGCGCTGCTGGATCCCTTCggagtgctgctgcaggcattGCTGGCACTGTGCACCTTCAGCGTGCTGATGA taaAACGATGTAAGGAACCAAAAGAAGAGAGGCGTCCCTGGAGGATATG GCTTTATGATACCTCCAAGCAAGCAATAGGTGCCATCGTCATCCACTTTGccaatatttttctgtctgatcTCACTGGGAAGGACCCTTGCTCTCT CTACCTTATTAATTTCATCCTTGATGCCAcgctggggatgctgctgatTTGGCTTGGTGTGAAGGTGGTCTCCTGGGTTGTGCAGCGTCAGAAGTACACATACCTGGTCTTCGGAGAATATG GTGACCCTCCACAAGCTGCTGCTTGGGTTTGCCAGTGTATCCTCTACGTGCTGATAATGCTTGTGGAGAAGACTCTGATTATCTTTGTCCTGCTGATCCCTAGTTGGAAAAAG cttCAGCAGATCCTCCTGAGTTACATCCCAGACCCCCAGGTGGAGCTCGTCTTGGTCATGTTTGCTGTGCCTCTTATTGTAAAT ACCATTATGTTGTGGGTTGTGGACAGCTTGATCATGAGGAAATACAAGCAGAAAGACACCTTGGACATCAATGGATCCACAGAAACCCCACACGCTAGGAGTGAGGAATCTCAG GTGTTGCTCTCTCCAGACATGGATTTTGACCAGTCTGAAAGTGACCAGGATATCTCAGGACTCCAGGGAACAAACCAGAAGATGAAGCAGCCCAGCTACCACGTGGTCATCTGA